A stretch of the Papaver somniferum cultivar HN1 chromosome 6, ASM357369v1, whole genome shotgun sequence genome encodes the following:
- the LOC113291343 gene encoding uncharacterized protein LOC113291343, whose amino-acid sequence MGKIMHKLISPQQVDYVKGRCIQDRILLASEMINEMKKKRRCGNSAKTSVMVNGGPCGFFSVGRGLGQGDPISPILFVLMKEALSRRLTQLVNEGLISPLVERKGIHPTHLFFADDVFIFCKGAKKSILNLMKLLDEYQICSGQIINKNKRKMFIDGTSELRKDQIKDMIQMERSELPEKYLGVILIAGRVKVSTVWPMVELIIPVYNMDVYKWPTSVINICERIIRNFLWSSDWDTRKYLKFSWKKMCTPFSEGDLGIPKLEVVNMAFLMKMMWKIDNSKEDWALFFQAKYKDKNGQWSTRGQLSSVWPADNIHLKVSDMLLDGVWSRTTDLQQIIQPLRLTGILGSEDVLIWTGNLKGEFSIPEAVNKLRHKEQYVNWSMYTWKPFLHPPIASNVWKLI is encoded by the exons ATGGGAAAAATTATGCACAAGTTAATTTCACCTCAGCAAGTGGATTATGTCAAAGGTAGATGCATTCAAGATCGGATCCTACTAGCTTCTGAAATGATCaatgaaatgaaaaagaagagaagatgtgGAAAT TCAGCAAAAACTTCTGTTATGGTGAATGGTGGTCCTTGTGGATTCTTCTCAGTTGGAAGGGGTTTGGGACAGGGAGATCCTATATCTCCTATTCTCTTTGTTTTAATGAAAGAGGCATTGAGCAGAAGATTAACTCAATTGGTGAATGAGGGTTTAATCTCTCCACTGGTTGAAAGGAAAGGTATACATCCAACTCActtattctttgcagatgatgttttcaTTTTCTGTAAAGGTGCTAAGAAAAGCATTTTAAATCTCATGAAGCTGCTAGATGAATACCAAATATGTTCTGgtcaaattataaataaaaacaagagaaaaatgttcatagatGGTACTTCTGAATTGAGGAAAGATCAGATTAAAGACATGATTCAAATGGAAAGAAGTGAATTACCTGAAAAATATCTTGGAGTTATTCTTATTGCTGGAAGAGTGAAGGTCTCAACAGTATGGCCAATGGTAGAGTTGAT TATACCAGTATATAATATGGATGTTTACAAATGGCCAACATCTGTAATAAATATTTGTGAAAGGATCATAAGAAACTTCCTCTGGTCAAGTGATTGGGATACAAGAAAGTACCTTAAATTTTCTTGGAAAAAAATGTGCACTCCATTTAGTGAAGGTGACTTAGGCATTCCAAAGCTTGAAGTTGTGAATATGGCTTTTcttatgaagatgatgtggaagaTTGATAATTCAAAAGAAGACTGGGCACTGTTTTTTCAAGctaaatacaaggataaaaatggtCAGTGGAGTACAAGGGGGCAACTGTCTTCAGTGTGGCCTG CTGACAATATTCACTTAAAAGTTTCAGATATGCTATTAGATGGAGTGTGGTCTCGTACTACTGATCTTCAACAGATTATTCAACCTCTTAGGTTGACAGGAATTCTTGGAAGTGAAGATGTACTAATATGGACAGGCAACTTAAAAGGAGAATTTTCAATTCCAGAGGCAGTAAACAAACTAAGGCACAAAGAACAATATGTGAATTGGTCCATGTACACATGGAAACCTTTCCTTCATCCTCCTATTGCTAGTAATGTGTGGAAGCTCATTTAG